In the Arthrobacter sp. 31Y genome, one interval contains:
- a CDS encoding type II toxin-antitoxin system HipA family toxin codes for MSTRALDVFMDGTLCGRVEQSPSGNLTFRYDPGYQAVQNATPLSLSMPLAATLHKKRSVLPFLQGLLPDSEGALQTIARRFQVSPSNPFAILEHIGADVAGALQFMTPGAGSSDDTLSRTAVKPVSDADVAEMLDHVVTEYKDGTPYDDSAGRFSLAGAQPKIALHQLSKGSWAVPQDATPTTHILKPAAGTFSRLDVVEQMTMRAAAFLGLEVAKSELARIGDWDVFVTRRYDRQEVDGTWRRIHQEDFCQALSVSPAKKYQHRDGGPGASDMAALVRSLPFEPDRRAAGEGLYRALVFNTVAGCTDAHAKNYSVLLNGSGAQLSPLYDLATYAPYWDGESNIDLAMSVKGEYRLQKISKQMLASTSTQFGVDAEAAQQIVESFCRGIVEAFEAASEELKSQLGSLPKIANDTIAKIRLLPLVEATNLK; via the coding sequence GTGAGTACCCGCGCTCTTGATGTCTTTATGGATGGGACGCTCTGCGGCCGCGTTGAACAGTCGCCGTCGGGAAATCTGACATTCCGCTACGATCCTGGATACCAGGCCGTCCAGAACGCGACGCCGCTTTCGCTGTCCATGCCGCTGGCAGCCACTCTGCACAAGAAACGCAGTGTGCTCCCCTTTCTGCAGGGCCTCCTGCCCGACAGCGAAGGGGCCCTGCAGACCATTGCCCGACGGTTCCAGGTCTCCCCGTCCAACCCCTTCGCAATCCTGGAACATATTGGCGCCGATGTGGCTGGTGCGCTGCAATTCATGACGCCCGGAGCCGGCTCTTCAGATGACACCCTCTCCAGAACAGCTGTGAAGCCGGTCTCGGACGCGGACGTGGCGGAAATGCTGGACCATGTGGTGACCGAGTACAAAGACGGGACGCCCTACGATGACTCGGCCGGACGCTTCAGCCTTGCCGGGGCGCAGCCGAAAATCGCTCTACACCAGCTTTCAAAGGGCTCTTGGGCGGTACCCCAAGACGCTACTCCTACGACGCACATCCTCAAACCGGCAGCTGGCACCTTCAGCCGCTTGGATGTTGTGGAGCAGATGACCATGAGGGCCGCAGCTTTTCTAGGGCTCGAAGTAGCCAAGTCCGAACTCGCCCGCATCGGTGACTGGGACGTATTTGTGACACGTCGCTATGACCGGCAGGAAGTGGACGGAACCTGGCGCCGCATCCATCAAGAAGACTTCTGCCAGGCGTTGAGTGTTTCTCCAGCCAAGAAGTACCAGCACCGTGACGGCGGGCCGGGGGCAAGCGATATGGCCGCCCTTGTCCGGTCACTTCCTTTTGAACCAGACCGCCGGGCAGCAGGAGAAGGACTATACCGGGCCCTCGTTTTCAACACAGTGGCGGGTTGTACCGACGCGCATGCGAAAAACTACTCCGTGCTCCTTAACGGCAGCGGGGCCCAGCTGTCCCCGCTCTACGACCTCGCCACCTACGCCCCGTATTGGGATGGGGAGTCGAACATCGACTTGGCCATGAGCGTGAAGGGCGAATACAGGCTTCAGAAAATCAGCAAGCAGATGCTGGCATCAACAAGCACACAATTCGGCGTCGATGCAGAAGCTGCCCAGCAAATAGTCGAAAGCTTTTGTAGGGGCATCGTTGAAGCATTCGAAGCTGCCAGTGAAGAGCTGAAATCCCAACTGGGATCCCTGCCGAAAATCGCCAATGACACCATCGCGAAAATACGATTGCTGCCATTGGTCGAGGCCACCAATCTGAAATGA
- a CDS encoding DEAD/DEAH box helicase family protein, which produces MGAVTSNFGFMLGEWPELAQQARRAEQFARVDPRASVFYARYTIERIVEWLYQVEPGLATPYKDDLNALLNEPTFKNLVGGPIANKLTIIRKAGNNAVHNSVGPTIQGAELVLRELHHVCYWLARNYAKTGNQLPPSLVFDAAALTPKPKTAVQQQSPEELQALESQLKAKNEALAQAAADSADLKAQLEILQAEVAEAKKQNQTVPDHHDYDEALTRRHLIDLELNEAGWPLSNTEDREFKVDTMPTASGTLSGVGYVDYVLWGADGLPLAVVEAKRTTKDPHVGKQQAKLYADCLERRYGRRPIIYYTSGYETWIWDDTMYPERALQGFHTRDQLQLLVNRRQSRKPLAEQAIDNSIVERPYQHNAIRAVTEAYEKDFERKALVVMATGTGKTRTVVALAKLLQEANWAKRVLFLADRVALVKQAANAFKSHLPGSSPAILGSGEEADSRIHLATYPTMMNLINRTEGKLGQRTFGIGQYDLIIVDEAHRSVYQKYRAIFQYFDSLLIGLTATPQSEVDRNTYSLFGIEDNVPTFAYELSEAIEAGYLVPPRVVPVPLKFPDQGISYEDLSDAAKEEWDELEWDEDGEIPDSVDATAINTWLFNADTVDKALEVLMTRGHKVAGGDRLGKTIIFAKNNRHAEYIAERFDKNYPAYKGQFARVITYQVNYAQNLIDQFSTTESDPQIAISVDMLDTGVDVPDVVNLVFFKMVRSKTKFWQMVGRGTRLRPELYGPGEDKKDFFIFDLCRNAEFFNAGMPSNEGSLGKSLAETTFAARVQLLRTFTDLQWDPQAPVVADLRKTLKHTVDRLPLDNFLVKPARKWVDRFTEDAAWKSLAAEDYQALQTEIARLASIGAPTDTEEAKRFDYLMLQTELASLQGSAIGPFRIKIQAIASALQDQQSIPAIAAQLPLLDTMLHDDEWESVSLEWLEEIRRRLRGLVHLIEKRKRKVVYTNFQDELGVLEEVELVGATNGFVDLPRYKEKMRSYLAQYEEHATIQRLRRNKQLTALDLAELERILLESGLGSLEDLNRAANDGLGLFVRSLVGLDREAVEEALSEFVAGTTLTAQQLNFLKVLTNHLMENGKVSPKALFHSPYNELAPSGPDALFGDDKIGQLVSILRSIENHAKVS; this is translated from the coding sequence ATGGGGGCAGTTACCAGCAACTTTGGGTTCATGCTGGGCGAGTGGCCCGAGTTGGCCCAGCAAGCACGCCGGGCCGAACAATTCGCCCGGGTGGATCCTCGCGCTTCGGTGTTCTACGCCCGCTACACCATCGAACGCATTGTTGAGTGGCTGTACCAAGTGGAGCCAGGGTTGGCGACCCCCTACAAAGACGACCTCAATGCCCTCCTTAACGAGCCCACATTCAAGAATCTTGTGGGCGGTCCTATAGCCAACAAGCTCACCATCATTCGCAAGGCCGGCAACAACGCGGTCCACAACTCCGTCGGCCCAACCATTCAAGGTGCCGAACTCGTGCTTCGGGAGCTGCACCACGTTTGCTATTGGCTCGCGAGAAACTACGCCAAAACCGGTAACCAGCTGCCGCCGTCGCTGGTTTTCGATGCCGCGGCCCTGACACCAAAGCCGAAAACCGCGGTCCAGCAACAGTCGCCCGAAGAACTCCAGGCACTCGAGAGCCAGCTCAAAGCGAAGAATGAGGCCCTTGCACAGGCAGCTGCCGACTCCGCGGACCTCAAGGCGCAGCTGGAAATTCTGCAAGCCGAAGTCGCCGAGGCGAAGAAGCAGAATCAGACGGTCCCCGACCACCACGACTATGACGAGGCCCTGACTCGCAGGCACCTCATCGATCTTGAGCTGAACGAGGCAGGCTGGCCGCTCAGCAACACAGAAGACCGCGAGTTCAAGGTAGACACAATGCCCACGGCAAGCGGCACGCTCAGCGGTGTCGGCTACGTGGACTACGTGTTGTGGGGCGCTGACGGACTGCCTCTCGCAGTGGTCGAAGCGAAGCGGACCACCAAGGATCCCCACGTAGGGAAGCAACAAGCCAAGCTGTACGCCGACTGCCTGGAACGTCGATACGGCCGGCGCCCCATCATCTACTACACCTCCGGTTACGAGACGTGGATTTGGGACGACACCATGTACCCGGAGCGCGCGCTGCAGGGTTTCCACACCCGCGATCAACTGCAACTGCTCGTCAACCGCAGGCAGAGCCGAAAGCCGTTGGCTGAACAGGCAATCGACAACTCAATCGTCGAACGCCCCTACCAGCACAACGCCATTCGGGCCGTCACGGAAGCCTACGAGAAGGACTTCGAACGCAAGGCGCTTGTAGTCATGGCGACCGGCACGGGCAAGACGCGCACCGTCGTCGCACTCGCAAAGCTCCTGCAGGAAGCCAACTGGGCCAAGCGTGTTCTGTTCCTGGCGGACCGCGTCGCCTTGGTCAAGCAAGCGGCCAATGCATTCAAGTCCCACCTGCCGGGCTCGAGCCCTGCCATCCTTGGCTCGGGCGAAGAGGCTGACAGCCGCATCCACCTGGCTACGTATCCGACCATGATGAACCTCATCAACAGGACTGAGGGGAAGCTCGGCCAGCGGACCTTTGGCATTGGCCAATACGACCTCATCATTGTCGATGAAGCCCACCGGTCGGTCTACCAAAAGTACAGGGCGATTTTCCAGTACTTCGATTCACTCCTCATCGGGCTGACAGCCACACCACAGTCAGAAGTGGACCGCAACACCTACAGCCTTTTCGGCATCGAGGACAACGTTCCAACGTTTGCCTATGAGCTCAGCGAGGCCATCGAGGCCGGATATCTTGTGCCACCGCGGGTCGTTCCGGTTCCACTGAAGTTTCCTGACCAAGGCATCTCCTACGAGGACCTTTCTGACGCCGCCAAAGAAGAGTGGGACGAGCTCGAGTGGGATGAAGACGGCGAAATCCCGGATTCTGTGGACGCCACCGCGATCAACACCTGGCTCTTCAACGCAGACACAGTGGACAAGGCCTTGGAAGTCCTCATGACGCGTGGCCACAAAGTTGCCGGCGGGGACAGACTGGGTAAAACCATCATCTTCGCAAAGAACAACCGGCATGCCGAGTACATCGCCGAACGCTTCGACAAGAATTACCCGGCCTACAAAGGCCAGTTTGCTCGCGTCATCACATACCAAGTGAACTACGCCCAGAATCTCATTGACCAGTTTTCGACTACCGAGAGCGACCCACAAATCGCCATCTCGGTGGACATGCTGGATACCGGCGTGGACGTGCCGGATGTCGTCAATCTGGTCTTCTTCAAAATGGTCAGATCCAAGACCAAGTTCTGGCAGATGGTGGGACGCGGGACCCGCCTTCGTCCGGAACTGTACGGGCCGGGTGAGGACAAAAAGGACTTCTTCATCTTCGACCTCTGCCGCAATGCCGAGTTTTTCAATGCAGGCATGCCCAGCAACGAGGGGTCTTTGGGCAAGTCACTCGCAGAGACCACTTTTGCGGCGCGCGTGCAGCTCCTGCGGACTTTCACCGACCTCCAATGGGATCCTCAAGCGCCTGTCGTTGCCGACCTCCGGAAAACCCTGAAGCACACTGTTGACCGGCTTCCGCTCGACAACTTCCTCGTTAAGCCGGCTCGCAAATGGGTGGACCGGTTCACAGAGGATGCAGCGTGGAAATCCCTGGCTGCGGAGGACTACCAAGCATTGCAAACCGAGATCGCCCGGCTCGCTTCCATCGGTGCGCCCACTGACACGGAAGAGGCCAAGCGCTTCGACTACCTGATGCTCCAAACAGAGTTGGCATCGCTGCAAGGATCGGCGATCGGACCATTCCGGATAAAGATCCAAGCAATCGCGTCCGCACTGCAGGACCAACAGAGCATCCCGGCCATCGCCGCTCAATTGCCATTGTTGGATACCATGCTCCACGACGACGAATGGGAATCCGTTTCATTGGAATGGCTGGAAGAAATCCGACGCCGGCTCCGGGGATTGGTCCATCTCATCGAGAAGCGGAAACGCAAGGTGGTCTACACCAACTTCCAGGACGAGCTCGGCGTGCTTGAAGAAGTCGAACTAGTGGGGGCAACAAATGGCTTCGTGGATCTTCCTCGTTACAAAGAGAAGATGCGCTCGTACTTGGCGCAATACGAGGAGCACGCAACCATCCAACGGCTTCGGCGTAACAAACAACTCACAGCCTTGGACCTGGCCGAGCTTGAACGAATTCTCCTCGAAAGCGGGCTGGGTTCACTCGAAGACTTGAACCGTGCCGCCAATGATGGGCTCGGCCTCTTTGTACGTTCTCTGGTTGGTTTGGACCGCGAAGCCGTCGAGGAAGCCTTGTCAGAGTTTGTGGCTGGTACTACGCTCACGGCCCAGCAGCTCAACTTCCTTAAGGTTCTGACCAATCACCTGATGGAAAATGGAAAGGTCAGCCCTAAAGCCTTGTTCCACTCCCCATATAACGAGCTGGCTCCGTCCGGCCCGGATGCGCTGTTCGGTGATGACAAGATCGGGCAGCTGGTCAGCATCCTCCGCTCCATAGAGAACCACGCAAAGGTGAGCTGA
- a CDS encoding GIY-YIG nuclease family protein, whose protein sequence is MELALDFTGSGGAPAVSASQPNTILSLTLAHVLAGVGAEQEQPVSLSDVHVIRHSFRPNDETALRGPEDLTLDKVLRYTREQDISPRRFPADPPRFWVIFIADGKNRSRLWGTFENHGEVAGERTASCRYFELTVSDFLSPLRDRLVIDWDNPRSWHRSGSSASTARMQVVEIADRDKVPFPGFDGVLLSYHLLQEMVEDRRYADWQAALSEVQGIYLITDSSNGKQYVGKADGSERILGRWQTYARDGHGGNVALRELAYESVGAGNQSVRTDHARHFVFSLLRVFGPSTPSFEVNAAESHYKAALMTRKFGLNRN, encoded by the coding sequence ATGGAGCTGGCGCTGGATTTCACAGGCTCAGGAGGGGCACCGGCGGTTTCTGCATCCCAACCGAACACGATCCTTTCACTTACACTTGCCCACGTCTTGGCCGGTGTCGGTGCTGAGCAGGAACAGCCGGTTTCCCTCAGCGATGTCCACGTAATACGTCATTCTTTCAGGCCGAATGACGAGACGGCGCTTCGTGGGCCGGAGGACCTGACGCTGGACAAAGTGCTCAGGTACACCCGCGAACAGGACATCTCTCCACGTCGTTTTCCGGCCGATCCTCCCCGTTTCTGGGTCATCTTCATAGCGGATGGGAAAAACCGCTCAAGGCTTTGGGGAACTTTTGAAAACCACGGGGAGGTCGCTGGTGAGCGTACGGCGTCATGCCGATACTTCGAGCTCACGGTGAGTGACTTCCTGTCTCCGCTCCGGGATCGCCTCGTCATCGACTGGGACAATCCGCGCAGTTGGCACCGCAGCGGCAGTTCGGCCAGCACTGCCCGAATGCAGGTGGTGGAGATAGCAGACCGTGACAAAGTTCCTTTCCCAGGCTTTGACGGCGTGCTGCTGAGTTACCACCTCCTGCAGGAAATGGTGGAGGACCGGCGCTACGCGGACTGGCAGGCCGCGCTTTCTGAAGTTCAGGGCATCTACTTGATCACTGATTCGAGTAACGGCAAACAGTACGTCGGCAAGGCAGATGGTTCAGAGCGAATTTTGGGTCGTTGGCAGACATATGCCCGTGACGGCCACGGTGGCAATGTGGCACTCAGGGAACTCGCCTACGAAAGTGTCGGCGCCGGGAACCAGAGCGTGCGAACGGACCATGCACGTCATTTTGTTTTCAGTCTTCTCCGGGTCTTCGGACCGAGTACTCCCTCATTCGAGGTCAATGCTGCGGAATCACACTACAAAGCTGCCCTCATGACCCGGAAATTCGGCCTCAACAGGAACTAG
- a CDS encoding FadR/GntR family transcriptional regulator, giving the protein MNLSDSRTAGQQGPQGGHTPISRISAAEAVFAALRRAIEGGQFDIGTKLSSEATLAGQYGVSRSVIREALRSCNTLGLTVTKTGKGTFIVANKVANDLTLGQYSARDLNEARPHIEIPAAGLAAQRRTEEELEHLKDIVQEMLTENDPEAWVNLDASFHSAVARASGNRVFASVVSDIREALAHQSETLNLVADRQHRSDEEHVAVLNAIEAGDSEAASKAMAAHLQAVSVALDTILSK; this is encoded by the coding sequence GTGAACCTGTCAGACAGCCGGACAGCCGGACAGCAAGGACCCCAGGGTGGGCATACGCCCATCTCACGCATCTCCGCAGCCGAGGCGGTCTTTGCGGCACTGCGTCGCGCCATTGAGGGCGGCCAGTTCGATATCGGCACCAAGCTGAGTTCCGAAGCAACGCTGGCAGGCCAGTACGGTGTGAGCCGCTCGGTAATTCGTGAAGCGCTGAGGTCCTGTAACACCTTGGGCCTCACCGTGACCAAGACCGGCAAGGGCACTTTCATTGTGGCCAACAAGGTTGCTAATGACCTTACCTTGGGTCAGTACAGTGCACGTGATCTGAACGAGGCCCGCCCGCACATCGAGATCCCGGCAGCCGGGCTGGCCGCCCAGCGCCGCACCGAGGAAGAACTGGAGCACCTCAAGGACATCGTCCAGGAAATGCTCACGGAGAACGATCCCGAAGCTTGGGTGAACCTGGACGCCAGCTTCCATTCAGCCGTGGCCCGCGCCAGCGGAAACCGGGTGTTTGCCAGCGTCGTTTCGGATATCCGCGAAGCCCTGGCTCACCAGTCCGAAACCCTGAACCTCGTCGCAGACCGGCAACACCGCTCGGACGAGGAACACGTCGCCGTACTTAACGCAATCGAAGCGGGCGACTCCGAAGCCGCAAGCAAAGCGATGGCCGCTCACCTGCAGGCCGTCAGCGTGGCACTGGACACGATCCTCAGCAAATGA
- a CDS encoding asparaginase: MTHLKDTATMPVPEAPAHKAAPARTKAGAAAPATAQSLKTPHHVPLVEVTRDGLVESIHYGSLIALRNNGSAAVEAGEPDAPMYPRSSLKPLQAVALLKAGLDLPQNLLALTAASHSGAPMHRDGASEILKLHGLTEAALGNSTDLPYGVAEREEWLRAGNGSTRIAQNCSGKHASMTAVCVINGWPVEGYLHPEHPLQVLVRDTITDLTGEEAAAVSTDGCGTPLFAHSLHGMARAYGRLAAADESTDEGKVAHAMRRFPEMVAGEGRDVTALMRAVPGLLAKDGFEGLQLVGLPDGTGVAVKISDGGDRARMPITVEVLRRLGVDGGSLDTLQSPPVLGGGLPVGELRAARIFSN; the protein is encoded by the coding sequence ATGACACATCTAAAGGACACAGCCACCATGCCCGTCCCCGAAGCACCGGCCCACAAGGCCGCGCCCGCTAGAACCAAAGCCGGCGCAGCCGCGCCAGCAACTGCGCAGAGCCTCAAAACACCCCACCACGTCCCTCTCGTAGAGGTAACCCGCGACGGCCTGGTGGAGAGCATCCACTACGGCTCGCTGATCGCCCTCCGCAATAACGGCAGCGCCGCCGTCGAGGCCGGCGAGCCGGACGCACCGATGTACCCGCGCTCAAGCCTCAAGCCATTGCAGGCTGTAGCCCTGCTCAAGGCGGGCCTGGATCTCCCCCAAAACCTCCTTGCCCTCACCGCTGCCAGCCATTCCGGCGCACCGATGCACCGCGACGGTGCCAGCGAAATCCTGAAACTGCACGGCCTTACCGAAGCGGCCTTGGGCAACAGCACGGACCTGCCGTACGGCGTCGCTGAGCGTGAAGAATGGCTCCGCGCCGGCAACGGTTCTACCCGCATCGCGCAGAACTGCTCCGGCAAGCACGCCTCCATGACCGCCGTCTGCGTCATCAACGGCTGGCCTGTGGAGGGGTACTTGCACCCTGAGCACCCGTTGCAGGTCCTGGTCCGCGACACCATCACCGACCTCACCGGCGAGGAAGCCGCTGCTGTCAGCACGGACGGCTGCGGAACCCCTCTCTTCGCTCACTCCCTGCATGGCATGGCCCGCGCTTACGGCCGCCTCGCTGCTGCCGACGAAAGCACCGACGAAGGCAAGGTTGCCCACGCCATGCGCCGATTCCCGGAGATGGTGGCCGGTGAAGGCCGCGACGTCACCGCCCTCATGCGTGCCGTTCCCGGCCTGCTCGCGAAGGACGGCTTTGAAGGCCTCCAGCTGGTTGGCCTCCCGGACGGCACCGGCGTCGCGGTGAAGATTTCCGACGGCGGCGATCGCGCCCGCATGCCCATCACCGTTGAGGTTCTTCGCCGGTTGGGCGTCGACGGCGGCAGCTTGGACACGCTTCAGAGCCCACCTGTGCTGGGCGGCGGCCTTCCGGTCGGCGAGCTCCGCGCAGCCCGAATTTTCAGCAACTAA
- a CDS encoding aspartate ammonia-lyase yields MTTVDQAIPLRSEHDLLGDRNVPADAYWGVHTLRAIENFPITGQPLSTNKHLVRGLAAVKQAAARTNHELGLLDAEKAGAIEQACQDIMDGMLHEQFMVDVIQGGAGTSSNMNANEVIANRALEILGHPKGDYSKLHPNDHVNLSQSTNDVYPTAVNLATIFSVKELLEALEELELAFAEKGREFRTVVKMGRTQLQDAVPMTLGQEFGGYAVTIGEDRARLDESHMLIHEINLGATAIGTGLNAPAGYADAACRHLAEITGLPLLTAADLIEATQDVGAFVHLSGVLKRVAVKLSKICNDLRLLSSGPRAGFGEINLPAVQSGSSIMPGKINPVIPEVVSQVAYEVIGNDVTVTMAAEAGQLQLNAFEPIIVHSLHKSISHLEAACRTLTARCVRGITANTERLRLTVEQSIGLVTALNPHIGYASATAIAQEALATGKGVAELVLEHGLLTAAQLEELLSPERLANLSK; encoded by the coding sequence ATGACCACCGTCGATCAGGCGATCCCCCTCCGTTCCGAACACGACCTTTTGGGCGACCGTAATGTACCCGCGGATGCCTACTGGGGCGTCCATACCCTCCGCGCCATCGAGAACTTCCCCATCACAGGGCAGCCCCTCTCCACCAACAAGCACCTGGTCCGGGGCCTCGCCGCTGTGAAGCAGGCAGCCGCGCGCACCAACCACGAGCTTGGCTTGCTGGATGCCGAAAAGGCCGGTGCCATTGAACAGGCCTGCCAGGACATCATGGACGGCATGCTGCACGAGCAGTTCATGGTGGACGTGATCCAGGGCGGCGCGGGTACCAGTTCCAACATGAACGCCAACGAGGTGATCGCTAACCGTGCCTTGGAGATCCTGGGCCACCCCAAGGGCGATTACTCCAAGCTTCACCCGAATGACCACGTGAACCTGAGCCAGTCCACCAACGACGTCTACCCGACGGCGGTGAACCTCGCCACGATCTTCTCCGTAAAGGAACTCCTTGAAGCCCTCGAAGAACTCGAGCTGGCCTTCGCTGAGAAGGGCCGGGAGTTCCGGACCGTCGTGAAGATGGGGCGCACGCAGTTGCAGGACGCGGTTCCCATGACACTCGGCCAGGAGTTCGGCGGGTACGCCGTGACCATCGGTGAGGACCGCGCACGCCTGGACGAATCCCACATGCTGATCCACGAGATCAACCTTGGTGCCACGGCAATCGGTACGGGCTTGAATGCCCCGGCCGGATACGCGGACGCCGCGTGCCGCCACCTGGCCGAAATCACGGGCCTTCCCCTTCTCACTGCTGCTGACCTCATTGAGGCCACCCAGGACGTGGGCGCGTTCGTCCACCTGTCCGGTGTGCTGAAGCGTGTGGCAGTGAAACTCTCCAAGATTTGTAACGATCTCCGCTTGCTGTCTTCCGGACCGCGTGCGGGTTTTGGTGAGATCAACCTTCCGGCAGTGCAGTCCGGTTCGTCGATCATGCCCGGCAAGATCAATCCGGTGATCCCGGAAGTGGTCAGCCAGGTGGCGTACGAAGTCATCGGCAACGATGTCACCGTCACCATGGCCGCGGAGGCCGGCCAGCTTCAGCTGAACGCCTTCGAACCGATCATTGTGCACAGCCTGCACAAGAGCATCTCCCACCTGGAAGCAGCGTGCCGCACCCTTACGGCGCGCTGCGTCCGGGGCATCACAGCAAACACCGAACGGCTACGGCTTACCGTGGAGCAGTCGATCGGTCTCGTCACGGCATTGAACCCGCATATCGGCTACGCCTCCGCCACCGCTATCGCCCAGGAAGCGCTGGCAACGGGCAAGGGCGTTGCAGAACTCGTGTTGGAGCACGGTCTCCTGACCGCTGCCCAGCTTGAAGAACTGCTCAGCCCCGAACGTCTGGCAAATCTCAGCAAATAG